A single genomic interval of Psychroserpens sp. NJDZ02 harbors:
- a CDS encoding response regulator, whose translation MDNTILKILMVDDHPMIIEGYQHTLLASKKENQTLEIDIATDCDSALDAIQKSKNIGKPYDIYFFDISIPKSKDGIYKSGEDLAKYVKQSQPKSKVVILTMFNEVYRIHSVIKTINPEGFLIKSDLTSSELASAFDVIQNNPPFYTGTINKIIKRSIFNPIEVDDLNHKMLYFLSLGVRTKDLVGHLGITLSAIEKRKKNLKELFAVDDGKDATLIDLAKEKGYI comes from the coding sequence ATGGATAATACGATTTTAAAAATATTAATGGTAGACGATCACCCTATGATCATTGAAGGTTACCAGCATACATTATTAGCTTCTAAAAAAGAAAACCAGACCTTAGAAATAGATATTGCTACAGATTGTGATTCTGCTTTAGATGCTATCCAAAAATCAAAAAACATTGGTAAACCGTACGATATTTATTTTTTTGATATTAGTATTCCGAAGTCAAAAGATGGTATTTACAAATCTGGAGAGGATTTGGCTAAGTATGTTAAGCAATCGCAGCCAAAATCTAAAGTGGTAATTTTAACCATGTTTAATGAAGTGTACAGGATACATAGTGTAATTAAAACGATTAACCCGGAAGGCTTCTTGATAAAGAGTGATTTGACATCTAGTGAATTGGCTAGTGCTTTTGATGTTATTCAAAATAACCCGCCGTTTTATACAGGTACAATAAACAAGATTATAAAAAGAAGTATTTTTAATCCAATAGAAGTGGATGACTTAAATCATAAAATGCTATATTTTTTATCTTTAGGTGTTAGAACAAAAGATTTAGTGGGGCACCTTGGTATAACCTTAAGTGCAATAGAGAAGCGTAAAAAAAACCTTAAAGAACTGTTTGCTGTAGACGACGGTAAAGATGCTACTTTGATTGATTTAGCTAAAGAGAAAGGTTATATTTAA
- a CDS encoding BlaI/MecI/CopY family transcriptional regulator, giving the protein MKALTKAEEDIMQVLWQLEKANVKQIIEEFPEPKPAYNTVSTIVRILESKGFVDYEKQGKGHVYFPLLKKQDYSNQSINKLVDNYFQGSFKSMVSFFVKKNDISLNELESVLNEINKKEKL; this is encoded by the coding sequence ATGAAAGCACTTACCAAAGCCGAAGAAGATATCATGCAAGTTTTGTGGCAGTTAGAAAAAGCTAATGTAAAGCAAATTATTGAAGAATTTCCTGAACCAAAACCAGCGTACAATACAGTCTCTACCATTGTAAGGATTTTAGAATCCAAAGGCTTTGTGGATTATGAAAAGCAGGGAAAAGGGCATGTGTATTTTCCGTTATTAAAAAAACAAGATTACAGTAATCAGTCTATTAATAAGCTTGTGGATAATTATTTTCAGGGGTCATTTAAAAGTATGGTATCCTTTTTTGTCAAAAAAAATGACATTAGTTTAAACGAGTTGGAGTCTGTTTTAAACGAAATCAATAAAAAAGAAAAGCTATGA
- a CDS encoding M56 family metallopeptidase, which translates to MMYYVFQTMLFQLLFLMVYDLFLKKDTFFNYNRAYLLVTSVLSFAIPFVKIEGFNNIIPSNYIVALPEVFVGNTGQAISKVKSFKGFWSTSVMTITNLYILVSVVMLVFFLIKLIKIVRIIAVNPKTKEDDLTIVHLKNSDSAFTFFNYVCLGEALSVDQIQHVLAHERSHANDKHTLDLLWFEILKIGFWCNPLVYLYQNRISNLHEYIADHNAVKIGETEYYQQLLQQVFSVKNCAFINPFFKQSLIKKRIIMLQKSKSNQTHLIKYLLIIPMVLGMLVYSSCSNQDTESEILDNNQVLQPIMTIIEDVDVEDKRSAELDVPFSKLDQSPMFEACLSITDKSEQKQCFSDQVTRHIATNFNTKLGKDLDLEKGVKRINAMFRIDKDGLVYDVKARAPHPDLETEAIRVINSLPKITPAMHEGKTVNVTYALPIIFKIN; encoded by the coding sequence ATGATGTACTACGTTTTTCAAACGATGCTATTTCAACTACTATTTTTAATGGTTTATGATCTGTTTCTAAAAAAGGATACATTTTTTAACTACAACAGAGCTTATTTATTAGTCACGTCTGTATTGTCTTTTGCTATACCATTTGTAAAAATAGAGGGATTTAATAATATTATTCCATCCAATTACATAGTTGCCTTGCCAGAAGTTTTTGTGGGTAATACAGGTCAAGCAATTTCCAAAGTTAAAAGTTTTAAAGGGTTTTGGTCGACTTCAGTAATGACTATTACAAATTTATATATTTTGGTTTCGGTTGTAATGCTAGTCTTCTTTCTAATCAAGCTAATAAAAATAGTTAGGATAATAGCGGTTAATCCTAAAACAAAAGAAGATGACCTTACCATTGTTCATCTAAAAAATTCCGATTCTGCTTTTACTTTTTTTAATTACGTGTGTTTAGGCGAGGCGCTTTCTGTAGACCAAATACAACATGTTTTAGCGCATGAACGTAGTCATGCTAATGATAAACATACCTTGGATTTACTTTGGTTTGAAATCTTAAAAATAGGTTTTTGGTGTAACCCATTAGTCTATCTATATCAAAACAGAATAAGTAATCTACATGAATATATTGCCGATCACAATGCGGTAAAAATTGGTGAAACAGAATATTACCAACAGTTATTACAGCAGGTTTTTAGTGTCAAAAACTGTGCTTTTATCAATCCATTTTTCAAACAATCATTAATCAAAAAACGAATCATTATGTTGCAAAAATCAAAATCAAATCAGACGCATTTAATTAAGTATTTATTAATAATCCCGATGGTTTTGGGGATGTTAGTGTATTCTTCTTGTTCCAATCAGGATACCGAATCAGAAATTTTAGATAATAATCAAGTTTTACAACCAATTATGACAATTATAGAAGATGTTGATGTAGAAGATAAGAGGAGCGCAGAACTAGACGTGCCTTTTTCAAAACTAGATCAGTCTCCTATGTTTGAAGCTTGCCTATCAATAACGGATAAATCTGAACAGAAACAATGTTTTTCAGACCAAGTAACAAGACATATTGCGACTAATTTTAATACAAAATTAGGCAAGGACTTAGACTTAGAGAAAGGCGTAAAACGTATTAATGCCATGTTCAGAATTGATAAGGATGGCTTGGTTTATGACGTTAAAGCGCGTGCGCCTCATCCTGATTTAGAAACAGAAGCTATACGTGTAATTAATAGTTTGCCAAAAATTACTCCAGCTATGCACGAAGGTAAAACGGTAAACGTTACTTATGCTTTGCCAATTATTTTTAAAATTAATTAA
- a CDS encoding tetratricopeptide repeat protein, which translates to MKRLFIVIGLLLLFFNAKAQTNVLAVADSLYNYGSYAKAISYYNQLEDALPYSQQIAKSYVFLGNYDQAITYYNKALNSNRSNALLKFELCKLLIQPSKLQEAEVLLLELAITDADNPNYQYYLGVVSNALEQYISAQDYFLKVFELDDSNQKVIYELAKYNLKNRSFDKVTYYVETGLKTYPNNKKLIALGGQSFYLKEDYHKAIAQFLKLVALGETTKFVYQKLGQAYGKVYNYSKAILYLEKALEQDPKDAYNHYQLGLNYQGNNNYLLAEQHISESIKLQENPLDEAYIKLGVLYNLQEKHADAIQAFTKAIKENPDSEVPHFYRVYTKLVFYNNLEPKVEEIESFSKRFPDSKYIPILNVKLSELKSQAFQNKAE; encoded by the coding sequence ATGAAGCGGCTGTTTATTGTTATAGGTTTATTGTTATTGTTTTTTAATGCTAAGGCTCAAACCAATGTTTTGGCTGTGGCAGATAGCTTATACAACTATGGTAGTTATGCTAAGGCTATTAGTTATTATAACCAGCTTGAAGACGCGTTACCGTATTCACAGCAAATCGCAAAATCATATGTGTTTTTAGGAAATTATGATCAAGCAATAACATACTATAATAAAGCATTAAACAGTAATCGGAGCAATGCGCTATTAAAATTTGAACTGTGTAAATTACTAATACAACCCAGTAAGTTGCAAGAGGCTGAAGTGCTGCTATTAGAGTTGGCTATTACAGATGCTGATAATCCTAATTATCAATATTATTTAGGTGTAGTGTCTAACGCTTTAGAGCAGTACATAAGTGCTCAAGATTATTTTCTTAAGGTTTTTGAGTTAGATGACTCAAACCAAAAAGTGATATATGAGTTAGCTAAATATAATTTAAAAAATAGGTCCTTTGATAAAGTTACGTATTATGTCGAAACGGGTTTGAAAACATATCCTAACAATAAAAAATTAATAGCACTTGGTGGGCAAAGTTTTTATCTGAAAGAAGATTATCATAAAGCGATAGCTCAGTTTTTAAAGCTAGTAGCGTTAGGAGAAACCACAAAGTTTGTTTATCAAAAACTAGGACAAGCTTACGGTAAGGTTTATAATTATAGTAAAGCTATTCTGTATTTAGAAAAGGCATTAGAGCAAGACCCTAAAGATGCTTATAACCACTATCAATTAGGTTTAAACTATCAAGGAAATAACAATTATCTGTTAGCTGAACAGCATATATCAGAATCTATTAAATTACAAGAAAACCCATTAGATGAAGCGTATATAAAATTAGGCGTTTTGTATAATTTACAAGAAAAACATGCTGATGCTATTCAAGCTTTTACTAAAGCAATAAAAGAAAATCCAGATTCTGAAGTACCTCATTTTTATAGGGTTTATACTAAGTTGGTGTTTTATAATAATTTGGAGCCGAAAGTAGAGGAGATAGAGTCGTTTAGTAAGCGATTTCCTGATAGTAAATACATACCAATTTTAAATGTAAAGCTTTCTGAATTAAAAAGTCAAGCCTTTCAAAATAAAGCCGAATAG
- a CDS encoding PDZ domain-containing protein has product MKRFLPLVFVLLCFTTMLQAQINQDCKNTCTIDKIVYETAFLGVQFGSPCNKESDSDKGVVILKVIEGTAAADNKLQPYDLVVAIDDLEVNRRGDAMNAVKAYQPFDTVRFTILRSGKTLLKTITLGAKTSKVIQEVVCCDEAISSLSKENISLYPNPAVSALNIAFKEVIQGDYNFAVYMTNGVLVKQYNKRFVKGDLNENINVDKLEDGVYVLKITKDDSTYSNLFVVKRN; this is encoded by the coding sequence ATGAAAAGATTTCTACCTTTAGTTTTTGTGTTATTATGTTTTACAACAATGTTACAAGCGCAAATAAACCAAGATTGCAAAAACACGTGTACAATAGATAAGATTGTTTACGAAACAGCTTTTTTAGGTGTACAATTTGGAAGTCCATGTAATAAAGAGAGTGATTCAGACAAAGGGGTTGTTATTTTAAAAGTAATTGAAGGTACTGCAGCAGCAGACAATAAATTACAGCCTTATGATCTTGTAGTGGCAATTGATGATTTAGAGGTCAATCGCCGGGGTGATGCAATGAATGCTGTAAAAGCATATCAGCCTTTTGATACAGTTCGGTTTACTATTTTAAGAAGTGGAAAAACACTTTTAAAAACAATTACTTTAGGTGCTAAAACAAGCAAAGTAATACAAGAGGTTGTATGTTGTGATGAAGCAATATCTTCTTTATCTAAAGAAAATATAAGTTTATATCCAAATCCTGCAGTTAGTGCATTAAATATTGCATTTAAGGAAGTGATTCAAGGCGATTATAATTTTGCTGTTTATATGACTAATGGTGTTTTAGTAAAGCAATATAACAAGCGTTTTGTTAAAGGTGATTTAAATGAAAATATTAACGTTGATAAATTAGAGGACGGTGTCTATGTTTTAAAAATCACGAAAGACGATTCAACCTATTCTAATTTGTTTGTAGTTAAGAGGAATTAA
- a CDS encoding glycosyltransferase produces the protein MVITFVIIIILYLFLIGTFILGFDKVKPFRLQDVTPKTTFTVIIPFRNEAENLPQLLTSLLKLNYPERLFEVILVDDDSEDDSVEIIKRLLSKNKTNTVDIKIITNQRHTISPKKDAITTAIKQAKNQWIITTDADCVVPNYWLDTFDNCIETTKSEMIAGPVDYEENSSLLNAFQTLDFLSLMGATISAFGINKPFLCNGANLAYKKDLFTTLKGFEGNTNIASGDDIFLMEKALKHDKKAVTYLKSEHAIVITKPQKTLKTLLSQRIRWASKTSNYNNTFAKLVGVLVLVANASIVIGFVLVIFKLFALKPFAYLFFIKIAVDFLLLYKTSQFFDKESTLKHYTWSCFIYPFFSVYVAFISMFSMYKWKGRSFKK, from the coding sequence ATGGTTATTACTTTTGTTATCATTATTATACTGTATCTTTTTTTAATAGGAACTTTTATTCTTGGGTTTGACAAAGTAAAACCCTTTAGATTGCAAGATGTCACACCCAAAACTACATTTACAGTTATTATTCCATTTAGAAATGAAGCCGAAAATTTACCGCAATTATTGACCTCACTTTTAAAATTGAATTATCCTGAGCGTTTATTTGAGGTTATTTTAGTCGATGACGACTCTGAAGATGATTCAGTCGAAATAATAAAAAGGCTATTATCTAAAAACAAAACTAATACAGTTGACATCAAAATCATAACTAATCAAAGACATACCATTTCACCAAAAAAAGATGCCATTACTACTGCTATAAAGCAAGCCAAAAACCAATGGATCATTACTACAGATGCCGATTGTGTAGTACCAAATTATTGGTTAGACACTTTTGATAATTGTATCGAGACTACCAAGTCAGAAATGATTGCTGGACCTGTAGATTACGAAGAAAACTCTAGTCTTTTAAACGCTTTTCAAACGTTAGACTTTTTAAGCTTAATGGGCGCAACCATTAGTGCTTTTGGAATCAACAAACCTTTTTTATGTAATGGCGCAAATTTAGCTTACAAAAAAGACTTATTTACAACTTTAAAAGGCTTTGAAGGCAACACGAATATTGCTAGTGGCGACGATATTTTCTTAATGGAAAAAGCTCTGAAACACGATAAAAAAGCAGTTACATATTTAAAAAGCGAACATGCTATTGTAATTACTAAACCACAAAAAACACTAAAAACATTACTATCTCAACGCATACGCTGGGCTAGTAAAACTAGCAACTATAACAACACTTTTGCCAAACTTGTTGGAGTCTTAGTTTTAGTCGCAAACGCAAGTATTGTTATAGGATTTGTTTTAGTAATCTTTAAACTATTTGCACTTAAACCTTTTGCCTATCTATTTTTTATAAAAATTGCTGTTGACTTTTTATTACTTTATAAAACTAGTCAATTTTTCGACAAAGAAAGCACACTAAAACATTATACTTGGAGTTGTTTTATCTATCCTTTTTTCAGTGTTTATGTTGCATTTATCTCAATGTTTTCAATGTATAAATGGAAAGGCAGGTCCTTTAAGAAATAG